A part of Rhodohalobacter barkolensis genomic DNA contains:
- a CDS encoding carbohydrate binding family 9 domain-containing protein, translating into MFFVLIQLLGFILTASIQAKNDPQTTSIPYVSDAVTIDGSLDERFWKSAHTLPLKMSQPIYGNPPSTETTVKVAHSGNAIYVGGYFKYNSSDINDRQLSRDDLDYSSDLFGVVIDGYNDKKSANVFITSPSGNKTDLAVTDDAEFSKNLNWNTFWTVKVNREDTYWSFEMRIPLSSLQYQKKDGKVVAGLSVWKYSADNNEFDTYPLISNDYGNDSYFKPSKTAAFSFNTDIGTKSKPLFVTPYFLGGYDHEQLNSGDNHGQFSPNIGIDAKYKLSSNFTLDATVNTDFAHVEDDNQQINLTRFPLHREEKRTFFQERAGLFSFNTGGPTNLFYSRRIGLTDEGRDVPIDGGVRLTGRAGRWDIGALSLQSAPKYGNEGESFGVIRVRRNLSDDRSTYVGFMSTSRVSQSNVYNLAYGVDMVWEGDRDLFITGRYSHTFDDPDSSGYTRGWLNNTNMLIKAERKSYIGFFYKFSINRMGQSYNPGLGFVDRTDFTRYGDRIAYGWEAPKHSFIQKSQLITDAHIYVGNTSNKMESSSILIKNYTSFKSGFVIQFGVKHQTEHLTTGYNLSERVSIPAGQYGFEEVFVKFSTSKGSRLRLDASTSVGGFFDGKGVGTVISPEWSINPNFELSGDMEYYNINFEERGQLYRSLLLRGRLDVKPAPNISISGLAQYNSLTNVTSSFARFRFNIADGSDLFLVYRFGQNNTPFEQLHLNDPVEIHSLQAKFNYTFQY; encoded by the coding sequence ATGTTTTTTGTATTAATTCAACTGCTGGGATTCATACTAACTGCATCAATCCAAGCAAAAAATGATCCGCAAACAACTTCCATACCGTATGTCAGTGATGCAGTTACTATTGACGGAAGTTTGGATGAGCGTTTTTGGAAATCAGCTCATACGCTCCCATTGAAAATGAGTCAGCCGATTTATGGAAATCCCCCTTCGACTGAAACTACCGTTAAAGTAGCCCACAGCGGCAATGCTATATACGTAGGCGGATATTTTAAGTATAACTCGTCTGATATAAATGACCGACAGCTTAGCCGGGATGACCTGGATTACAGTTCTGATCTTTTTGGGGTGGTAATAGACGGGTATAATGACAAAAAGAGCGCGAACGTATTTATAACTTCTCCTTCCGGCAATAAAACCGATCTTGCCGTTACTGATGATGCCGAATTTTCCAAGAATCTGAATTGGAATACCTTTTGGACAGTCAAAGTAAATCGAGAGGATACGTATTGGTCTTTTGAAATGCGCATACCGCTGAGCAGTTTGCAATATCAAAAGAAAGATGGAAAAGTTGTTGCAGGATTATCAGTGTGGAAGTATTCGGCTGATAACAACGAATTTGATACGTACCCGTTGATCAGCAATGATTATGGCAATGACAGCTATTTTAAACCCTCGAAAACGGCTGCCTTTAGCTTCAATACAGATATCGGCACTAAATCAAAGCCGTTATTTGTTACCCCTTATTTTTTAGGCGGGTATGACCATGAGCAGTTAAACAGTGGTGATAATCATGGCCAGTTTTCGCCGAATATTGGTATTGATGCCAAATACAAGTTATCCTCAAATTTTACACTCGATGCTACAGTCAATACCGACTTCGCCCATGTCGAAGATGACAATCAGCAAATAAATTTGACCCGCTTTCCGCTCCACCGGGAAGAGAAACGCACCTTTTTCCAGGAACGTGCCGGACTTTTTTCCTTCAATACCGGCGGTCCAACCAATCTTTTTTACAGCCGGCGTATTGGCCTAACGGATGAAGGCAGAGACGTGCCTATTGATGGCGGAGTTCGGCTGACAGGACGTGCCGGGCGCTGGGATATCGGCGCACTGAGTTTGCAGTCGGCCCCAAAATATGGTAACGAAGGCGAAAGCTTCGGTGTGATTCGGGTCCGTAGAAATTTAAGTGACGATCGTTCTACTTATGTCGGTTTTATGTCCACTTCCCGGGTATCGCAATCGAATGTTTATAACCTGGCTTATGGAGTGGATATGGTCTGGGAAGGAGACCGGGATCTGTTCATTACCGGTCGATATAGTCATACCTTTGATGATCCAGATTCATCCGGTTATACGCGTGGTTGGCTCAACAATACTAATATGCTGATTAAAGCTGAACGCAAATCCTACATCGGCTTTTTCTACAAGTTTTCAATCAACAGGATGGGACAAAGTTACAATCCTGGACTGGGTTTTGTTGATCGCACTGATTTTACCCGATACGGTGATCGTATCGCCTACGGCTGGGAGGCACCGAAACATTCTTTTATCCAAAAATCCCAGCTGATAACAGATGCCCATATATATGTCGGAAATACGTCTAATAAAATGGAAAGCTCGTCGATTTTAATCAAAAATTATACTTCGTTCAAATCCGGTTTTGTGATTCAGTTTGGCGTCAAACATCAGACAGAACATCTGACAACCGGATATAACCTTTCTGAACGGGTCTCTATCCCCGCCGGGCAATATGGATTCGAAGAGGTATTTGTCAAATTTTCTACCTCAAAGGGCAGTCGCTTACGTCTGGACGCTTCTACATCGGTGGGAGGTTTTTTTGACGGCAAAGGAGTAGGCACGGTCATTTCTCCGGAATGGAGTATCAATCCTAATTTTGAGCTATCCGGTGATATGGAATACTACAACATAAACTTTGAGGAGCGCGGCCAGTTATATCGCAGCCTGTTGTTACGTGGAAGACTGGATGTTAAACCGGCACCCAATATCTCAATATCAGGATTAGCCCAATACAACAGCTTAACCAATGTAACCTCTTCATTTGCAAGATTTCGCTTCAATATTGCAGATGGCTCCGACTTATTTCTGGTCTACAGGTTTGGACAAAACAATACACCTTTTGAACAGCTCCACTTGAATGATCCCGTTGAAATTCACTCCCTGCAAGCCAAGTTCAATTATACTTTCCAGTACTAA
- a CDS encoding LytR/AlgR family response regulator transcription factor — MYLFKPFDINYEEHRFSFAVIALIFGVVDSIVFFLSIILIQKLLPKFVEESKWTVLKELGLWAVILCSIGIANFFLRELVYVNPQNLSLDYLLEEITHSYLFGFLVASLLTLVNLVYLVLSTSHKASDWDTVVHEINTSIRQPKSQSVTIEAESEQDIISFDIADFIFARVDGNYVEFYLKDEQKNINRYIKRNTLKRIEKQLRPFKNVIRVHRSFLINIDYITSVQGNAQGYRLTIDGLEEVIPVSRSYIHSFDAVLSS; from the coding sequence ATGTATCTTTTTAAACCGTTCGATATTAACTATGAAGAGCACAGGTTTTCATTCGCGGTTATTGCTTTAATATTCGGAGTAGTCGACAGTATCGTTTTTTTCCTGAGTATTATTTTAATTCAGAAACTTTTGCCCAAATTTGTCGAGGAAAGCAAGTGGACAGTGCTAAAAGAGCTGGGATTGTGGGCTGTTATTTTATGTAGTATTGGTATCGCTAACTTCTTTTTGCGAGAGCTGGTATATGTTAATCCACAAAATTTGTCGCTCGATTACCTGCTGGAAGAAATTACCCATAGCTACTTGTTTGGTTTTCTTGTAGCCAGCCTGCTCACACTTGTTAATTTGGTTTACCTGGTTCTTTCTACTTCCCACAAAGCTTCTGACTGGGATACTGTGGTACACGAAATTAATACCTCAATACGCCAACCCAAATCACAATCGGTAACTATTGAAGCTGAAAGCGAGCAAGATATAATCAGTTTTGATATTGCGGATTTTATTTTTGCTCGTGTTGATGGAAATTATGTGGAATTTTACCTGAAAGATGAACAGAAAAATATCAACAGATATATAAAACGAAACACACTCAAGAGAATAGAAAAACAGCTCCGCCCGTTTAAAAATGTTATACGGGTGCATCGTTCTTTTCTCATTAATATTGATTATATCACTTCTGTACAAGGCAATGCCCAGGGATATCGATTAACAATTGACGGTTTGGAAGAAGTTATCCCGGTTTCGAGAAGTTACATCCATTCCTTTGATGCTGTGCTGAGTAGCTAA
- a CDS encoding efflux RND transporter periplasmic adaptor subunit gives MKQLITYIILCSSLLLVGCGGGSDQEGHSHEEEGDHTHEQPAQQAQDQQGHSHDGDDAHSHDEESQLEGAGVITQWTDKTELFMEYPELIVGQEATFAVHLTRLSDFKPVSESEVEFVFSSERGNEGSITETEVQVPGIYGPDVIFERAGRYDLAIIIKGMVDDTLQVNGIPVYSSAEEVPATHEDEDPNLISFLKEQQWNIPFGTEPVGRQTLYRTIEAHGETHPVTQKESIVSAPFAGIVLSSMNRDLPVSGQQVSKGHTLLRLNPAIQSEDGENYAEQFINAQSRLELAENNLRRSERLFANEAIPEAELEQARMEYRQALIRYQTIHETLQIEQDAIDGYGDDSESYRFELKAPIAGTITEMFVTPGMQVSAGDPLFRIADLSKIRLNVHLPAHLRNSLGNPESAVFSIQGSDRQIALNEVEGRLVSRGANVDPQSRTVSLIYEINNDDQTLQTGLFTTVEIDTEQKENVLSVPESALVEEEGTYSVFIHRSGESFEKREVVTGIRNRGQVEIVSGLEGGERIVTVNAYRVKMASLSSEAPAHGHSH, from the coding sequence ATGAAACAGCTTATAACATATATCATTCTGTGCTCATCCCTGCTTTTGGTGGGGTGTGGTGGCGGATCAGATCAGGAAGGCCATAGCCATGAAGAAGAGGGCGATCATACCCACGAGCAGCCTGCACAACAAGCACAAGATCAACAAGGCCACTCCCACGATGGAGATGACGCCCATAGCCACGATGAGGAATCCCAACTGGAAGGGGCCGGGGTGATTACCCAGTGGACAGATAAAACTGAGCTGTTCATGGAATATCCGGAACTGATTGTTGGTCAGGAAGCTACCTTTGCGGTGCACCTTACGCGCCTTTCGGATTTCAAACCCGTTTCCGAATCGGAAGTGGAGTTTGTGTTTAGTTCAGAGCGGGGCAATGAAGGCTCCATTACTGAAACGGAAGTTCAGGTTCCGGGGATTTATGGCCCGGATGTTATCTTTGAACGCGCAGGAAGGTATGATCTGGCCATTATCATCAAAGGAATGGTAGATGATACACTTCAGGTAAATGGCATTCCCGTTTATAGCTCAGCAGAAGAGGTTCCGGCAACTCACGAGGACGAGGATCCCAATTTGATATCCTTTCTAAAAGAGCAGCAGTGGAATATCCCGTTTGGCACTGAGCCTGTCGGGAGACAAACACTTTATCGAACGATTGAAGCACACGGGGAAACACACCCGGTTACTCAAAAAGAATCGATCGTGTCAGCACCTTTTGCAGGAATTGTTCTGAGCAGTATGAACCGTGATTTACCGGTATCGGGTCAGCAGGTTTCAAAAGGACATACGCTGCTGAGACTGAATCCGGCTATTCAGTCTGAAGACGGCGAAAACTATGCAGAACAGTTTATCAACGCACAATCGCGGCTCGAACTTGCGGAAAATAACCTTCGGCGATCTGAGCGCCTGTTTGCCAATGAGGCCATCCCCGAAGCGGAACTGGAGCAGGCCCGGATGGAGTACCGTCAGGCGCTGATTCGCTATCAAACCATTCATGAAACACTGCAGATTGAACAGGATGCGATCGACGGGTACGGTGATGATTCCGAATCGTACCGGTTTGAGCTCAAAGCTCCGATAGCCGGTACCATCACAGAGATGTTCGTCACACCGGGGATGCAGGTTAGCGCCGGTGACCCACTGTTCCGTATTGCCGACTTGTCAAAAATCCGATTGAATGTTCACCTTCCCGCTCATCTGAGAAACTCCCTGGGCAATCCGGAGTCGGCCGTGTTTTCGATACAGGGTAGTGACAGACAAATTGCACTGAATGAGGTGGAGGGAAGGCTGGTGAGCCGCGGAGCAAATGTTGATCCGCAATCGCGCACTGTTTCGCTGATCTACGAGATCAATAATGACGATCAAACTCTGCAAACCGGACTTTTCACAACTGTAGAAATCGATACCGAGCAAAAAGAGAACGTACTGTCCGTTCCCGAATCGGCACTGGTCGAGGAAGAGGGAACCTACTCGGTGTTCATACACCGTTCAGGCGAATCATTTGAAAAACGGGAAGTGGTCACCGGCATTCGAAACCGCGGCCAAGTGGAGATTGTCTCCGGGCTTGAGGGAGGTGAACGGATTGTTACCGTCAACGCCTACCGTGTTAAAATGGCCTCCCTTTCTTCAGAAGCTCCCGCACACGGACACTCCCATTAA
- a CDS encoding TolC family protein, translating into MKSSKWWILFLVFLWIPLQVHAQSQILSLEETVELFKQHSLQQELAKLEELRRQGAAQQYKSYMNPEVSIFREQLNAGTLDYDETTYQISQPIELLGQPFLRNRSANKSSEAATLSYQYDQSVLIEQVKSLYVEYWYLQHKLEVYDQALEVIDQVLASARNRQAEGTESGLQVQRFTIEKNRYLRERNEVELEMIQSQKQLAAMITSSEESGFEFQVEPDLPVEPILEDPEILRQYALEYRADLQAMELETEALGLKYRVEKRERLPDLKVNFGYKNQSDGSEGFVIGGGIQIPIFNRNSGNIRMAEADQRSMETSVHIQRRTIRNQVDVAYRRVQNLYGQWQEMQQNPLTQEMLETSRSAYQEGRFSLVELLDATKAFVDGLSLQHRIVADFQQALITLDTLTSGKISSTQNHSEQ; encoded by the coding sequence ATGAAATCATCCAAGTGGTGGATCTTGTTTTTGGTATTCCTTTGGATACCGTTACAGGTACACGCCCAATCTCAAATACTCTCTCTTGAGGAAACTGTTGAGCTTTTCAAACAGCACAGTCTTCAACAGGAACTGGCCAAACTTGAAGAACTCCGAAGACAGGGAGCGGCTCAACAGTACAAGTCGTACATGAATCCCGAGGTGAGCATCTTCAGGGAACAGCTTAACGCCGGTACGCTTGATTATGACGAAACCACCTATCAGATTTCGCAGCCGATTGAACTGCTGGGACAGCCGTTTCTTCGAAACAGAAGTGCCAATAAAAGCAGTGAAGCTGCTACTCTATCCTACCAGTACGATCAGTCTGTTCTTATTGAACAGGTGAAATCCCTGTACGTAGAATACTGGTATTTACAGCACAAGCTTGAGGTGTATGACCAGGCCTTGGAAGTTATTGATCAGGTGTTGGCATCGGCCAGAAACCGTCAGGCAGAAGGCACCGAGTCAGGACTTCAGGTACAGCGTTTTACCATTGAAAAGAACCGGTATCTGCGCGAGCGTAATGAAGTAGAGCTGGAGATGATACAGTCTCAAAAACAATTGGCTGCAATGATCACTTCATCAGAAGAATCCGGTTTTGAATTTCAGGTTGAACCCGATTTACCGGTGGAGCCGATTCTGGAAGATCCGGAGATACTTCGGCAATATGCCCTTGAGTACAGAGCTGATTTACAAGCCATGGAACTGGAAACGGAGGCTCTCGGACTTAAATACAGAGTGGAAAAACGAGAACGCCTACCTGACTTAAAAGTCAATTTCGGCTATAAAAATCAGTCGGACGGCTCGGAAGGATTTGTCATTGGCGGGGGAATTCAGATTCCCATCTTCAACCGAAACAGCGGAAACATCAGGATGGCGGAAGCCGATCAGCGGAGCATGGAAACATCTGTGCATATTCAACGGCGAACTATTCGCAATCAGGTAGATGTTGCCTACCGCCGAGTGCAGAATTTGTACGGTCAGTGGCAGGAGATGCAGCAAAATCCACTAACCCAGGAGATGCTGGAGACGTCGCGATCCGCATATCAGGAAGGACGTTTTTCTTTAGTAGAACTTTTGGATGCCACCAAAGCATTTGTTGACGGGCTCAGCCTTCAGCATCGTATAGTCGCAGATTTCCAACAAGCTCTTATTACACTAGATACCCTCACTTCAGGAAAAATATCTTCAACTCAAAACCACTCAGAACAATGA
- a CDS encoding efflux RND transporter permease subunit, protein MLDSLIRGSIRHRLVVLVSSLVILVAGIYIVQKMPVDVFPDLTAPTVTVMTEAHGMASEEVERLITLPVETAVNGATGVRRVRSSTSMGISIVWVEFEWGTDIFQARQIVNEKLKMAAGNLPEQVEPPVMAPISSIMGEIMLVSVNSDQHSELDVRTAADWEIRRRLLAIPGVAQVIPIGGGKKQYQVRVHPDRLKEYNVTLNQVLDAAEYSNENFSGGFFNQHSQEFTIRGIGRAYAVEDLEQAVITERNNIPITIGDVATVEIAAAQKIGDASVNAEPATIISVQKQPGANTLELTQRIDETMAQIEQTLPDGFTINTKLFRQADFIDLAIDNVVEALRDGAFLVIVILFLFLANYRTTLISLTAIPLSLVFAVFVLEFFDVTINTMTLGGMAIAIGVIVDDAIIDVENAFRRLRENHQLPAAQQQSAFDVVFESSKEIRTSIINATLIIIIAFVPLFFLSGIEGRLLQPLGLAYIVSIGASLLIAMTVTPALCYYLLPNQAAKGKLEESWFTGKLKAGYEKVLDFVLRFRKSVLAGALLLFLTTLIVLPFLGRSFLPEFNEGTLVVTAVTIPGTSLDESNEIGNQVERILLDHPAVTSTSRRTGRAELDEHAQGPNSSEIDARLDLPEGMTKEEALADLREDLTVVPGTNISIGQPISHRIDHMLSGTQANIAVKIFGPDLFRLRAMAEEVRGQMEPVDGIVDLSIEQQQNVPQIQIRPNRRSLARHGMSIRDLSELVDVAFAGEVVSQIQEGDQMFDLLVRFDENHRGSIEAIQNATFNLENGTIVPLAELATIKSRSGPNTISRENVQRAITVSANVAGRDLRGTVDEIRSNVSENITLQQGYFVEYGGQFESEARATNIILLLSIFSILGIYLLLFLEFGSLKTALVVMVNLPFALIGGIYMVLFTGGIVTIASLVGFITLFGIATRNGILMVSHYQYLRKEGKEFIQAIRQGAMERLNPILMTALTAGLALIPLAIAVGEPGNEIQSPMAQVILGGLLSATMLNMVVIPALLAQFETQ, encoded by the coding sequence ATGTTAGATTCATTAATCAGAGGTTCGATCAGGCACAGGCTTGTGGTGTTGGTCAGTTCCCTTGTCATATTAGTAGCCGGGATATACATCGTTCAAAAAATGCCGGTTGATGTATTTCCCGATCTTACCGCCCCAACGGTTACCGTAATGACCGAAGCTCACGGAATGGCATCCGAAGAGGTGGAACGGCTTATAACCCTTCCCGTGGAAACCGCCGTCAATGGAGCGACCGGTGTTCGAAGGGTACGCTCTTCCACGTCTATGGGAATTTCGATTGTTTGGGTGGAGTTTGAGTGGGGAACCGACATTTTCCAGGCCCGGCAGATCGTAAACGAAAAACTTAAAATGGCGGCAGGGAATTTACCCGAACAGGTTGAACCCCCGGTTATGGCTCCGATATCATCCATTATGGGTGAAATTATGTTGGTCAGTGTAAACAGCGACCAACATTCCGAATTGGATGTTCGAACAGCCGCCGACTGGGAGATCCGCCGCAGGTTGCTGGCCATTCCGGGTGTGGCGCAGGTGATACCGATCGGAGGCGGGAAGAAACAGTACCAGGTGCGTGTTCACCCCGACCGCCTAAAAGAGTACAATGTTACTCTTAATCAGGTTTTAGATGCAGCCGAATATTCAAATGAGAACTTTTCAGGCGGTTTTTTTAATCAACACAGTCAGGAGTTCACCATTCGGGGTATTGGCCGCGCGTATGCGGTAGAAGACCTTGAACAAGCCGTCATCACGGAGCGAAACAATATCCCAATAACCATCGGGGATGTGGCAACCGTTGAAATAGCGGCAGCGCAAAAGATCGGGGACGCGTCAGTCAATGCGGAACCGGCCACGATCATTTCTGTCCAGAAACAACCGGGAGCCAATACCCTGGAGCTGACACAGAGGATTGATGAGACAATGGCTCAAATCGAGCAAACGCTGCCTGATGGGTTTACCATAAATACAAAGCTGTTCAGGCAGGCTGATTTTATCGACCTGGCGATCGACAATGTGGTGGAAGCTCTCCGCGACGGTGCCTTCCTGGTTATTGTGATTCTATTTCTATTCCTGGCCAACTATCGCACCACGCTGATTTCGCTCACGGCCATCCCGTTATCCCTGGTATTTGCCGTATTCGTTCTCGAGTTTTTTGATGTCACCATCAATACCATGACTCTTGGCGGCATGGCGATTGCCATCGGGGTGATTGTGGATGATGCCATTATTGATGTGGAAAATGCGTTCAGGCGACTTCGGGAAAACCATCAGCTTCCGGCAGCGCAGCAACAATCGGCTTTTGATGTGGTCTTTGAAAGCTCAAAAGAGATTCGGACATCCATAATTAATGCCACACTGATTATTATTATCGCATTTGTTCCGCTTTTCTTTCTAAGTGGTATTGAAGGTCGCCTGCTTCAGCCACTGGGTCTGGCGTATATCGTATCCATTGGAGCATCCCTGCTGATAGCTATGACCGTAACCCCTGCCCTTTGCTACTACCTGCTGCCAAATCAGGCCGCAAAGGGAAAACTGGAAGAAAGCTGGTTTACCGGAAAGCTGAAAGCCGGTTACGAAAAGGTTCTGGATTTTGTCCTGCGGTTTAGAAAGTCAGTATTAGCCGGGGCGTTATTGCTCTTCTTAACAACGTTGATCGTTCTCCCTTTTTTAGGCCGATCATTTTTACCAGAGTTCAACGAAGGAACGCTTGTGGTTACCGCAGTCACCATTCCCGGAACATCGCTGGATGAATCGAATGAGATCGGAAACCAGGTGGAGCGAATTCTGCTGGATCACCCGGCTGTAACTTCCACATCACGACGAACCGGTCGAGCCGAACTGGATGAGCACGCCCAGGGCCCCAATTCTTCCGAAATTGATGCACGACTGGACCTGCCAGAAGGCATGACAAAGGAGGAAGCTTTGGCCGATCTTCGTGAAGATCTGACTGTTGTACCGGGAACCAACATCTCCATCGGTCAGCCGATCAGTCACCGTATTGATCACATGTTGTCCGGCACTCAGGCTAACATTGCTGTCAAAATTTTCGGACCTGACCTGTTCAGGCTCAGAGCAATGGCTGAAGAGGTTAGAGGGCAGATGGAACCGGTGGACGGGATTGTAGACCTTTCTATTGAGCAGCAGCAAAATGTTCCGCAGATACAGATCAGGCCCAACCGGCGTTCACTGGCCCGGCATGGAATGTCCATCCGCGACTTGTCTGAACTGGTGGATGTTGCATTTGCCGGAGAAGTGGTATCACAGATTCAGGAAGGCGATCAAATGTTTGACCTGCTGGTCCGGTTTGATGAAAATCACAGAGGCAGTATCGAAGCGATTCAAAACGCTACCTTTAACCTGGAAAACGGAACGATTGTGCCCCTTGCTGAACTTGCAACTATTAAATCCCGAAGCGGACCGAACACCATCAGCCGTGAAAATGTACAGCGGGCGATCACGGTTTCAGCCAACGTTGCCGGACGCGATCTGAGAGGAACCGTTGATGAAATTCGATCAAATGTTTCAGAAAACATCACACTGCAGCAGGGCTACTTTGTAGAGTATGGGGGGCAGTTTGAAAGTGAAGCCAGGGCAACGAATATTATCCTGCTGCTCAGTATTTTTTCCATCCTCGGGATTTATCTTCTGCTCTTCCTTGAATTTGGATCGCTGAAAACTGCTTTGGTGGTCATGGTAAACCTGCCTTTCGCTTTGATTGGCGGAATATATATGGTTCTGTTTACGGGCGGGATTGTGACCATCGCATCATTGGTTGGGTTCATCACCCTGTTCGGCATTGCCACACGAAACGGTATCCTGATGGTTTCCCACTATCAGTACTTGAGAAAAGAAGGAAAAGAGTTCATACAGGCGATCCGGCAGGGAGCCATGGAGCGACTCAATCCAATTTTGATGACGGCATTAACTGCCGGGCTTGCTTTGATTCCCCTGGCCATTGCAGTCGGTGAACCGGGTAATGAGATACAGTCTCCCATGGCACAAGTCATTCTGGGAGGATTGCTGAGTGCAACGATGCTCAATATGGTAGTAATTCCTGCATTGCTTGCTCAGTTTGAGACGCAGTAA